In Fusobacterium perfoetens, the following proteins share a genomic window:
- a CDS encoding IMPACT family protein → MQTIGRECVIEFEEKKSKFMGYIKPVSSKEEAERFIQMVKEKHYDATHNCSAYKLTENGQEYFKVDDNGEPKGTAGKPMGDIITYMEVENLVVVATRYFGGIKLGAGGLVRAYAKTAKLAIQEAGIIEYIPKKIYLLEFSYDKVSEIEQIIYKNGDEIQEKGYNDRVMYKVVLSENSYNELNEKKDIIIIDI, encoded by the coding sequence ATGCAGACGATAGGGAGAGAATGTGTAATAGAGTTTGAAGAAAAAAAATCAAAATTTATGGGATATATAAAACCTGTTAGCTCAAAGGAAGAAGCAGAGAGATTTATACAAATGGTAAAAGAAAAACATTATGATGCCACTCATAATTGTAGTGCATATAAACTTACTGAGAATGGGCAGGAATATTTTAAGGTTGATGACAATGGAGAACCAAAAGGTACAGCTGGAAAACCAATGGGGGATATTATAACTTATATGGAAGTTGAAAATTTGGTAGTTGTGGCTACAAGATATTTTGGTGGAATAAAACTTGGAGCAGGTGGACTTGTAAGAGCTTATGCAAAAACAGCAAAACTTGCTATTCAAGAGGCTGGAATAATAGAATATATTCCTAAAAAAATCTATCTTTTAGAATTTTCTTATGACAAAGTTTCAGAGATAGAGCAGATAATCTATAAAAATGGAGATGAAATCCAAGAAAAAGGTTATAATGATAGAGTTATGTATAAAGTAGTTTTATCAGAAAACTCTTATAATGAATTAAATGAGAAAAAAGATATAATCATAATAGATATATAA